One window of Pectobacterium carotovorum genomic DNA carries:
- a CDS encoding SDR family oxidoreductase, with product MDAAKLFDLSGKTALITGSARGLGFSYAEGLASAGAAIVLSDIREETLNEAVQKLTAKGYNAKGYVIDVSKEDQIVNAFNLMDAAGIEIDIVINNAGIQHRQPLVDLALQDWQRVMDIHLTGTFLVSREAAIRMIKRGRGGKFINICSLTSEQARPTVAPYTAAKGGIKMLTRSMSAEWAEYNIQANAIGPGYILTDMNEALIKDVEFDKWVKSSNPTKRWGKTEELIGTAIFLSADASNYINGQVIYVDGGWLAVL from the coding sequence ATGGATGCCGCAAAACTATTTGATCTATCAGGGAAAACTGCACTCATTACCGGTTCTGCAAGAGGCCTCGGCTTTTCCTATGCAGAAGGATTAGCCTCAGCCGGTGCCGCCATTGTACTTAGCGATATCAGAGAGGAAACGCTGAACGAAGCGGTACAAAAGCTAACGGCAAAGGGCTATAACGCCAAAGGTTACGTGATTGACGTCTCAAAAGAAGATCAGATCGTCAATGCATTCAATCTGATGGATGCCGCTGGTATAGAAATCGACATTGTGATTAATAACGCAGGGATCCAACATCGTCAACCGTTAGTCGACCTCGCGCTACAGGACTGGCAGCGCGTCATGGACATTCACCTGACAGGGACATTCCTCGTGTCGCGCGAAGCAGCAATCCGCATGATAAAACGCGGCCGCGGCGGCAAATTTATCAATATCTGTTCACTAACCAGTGAGCAAGCGCGTCCTACCGTCGCACCTTATACCGCCGCTAAAGGCGGAATCAAAATGTTGACGCGCTCCATGTCGGCGGAATGGGCAGAATATAACATTCAAGCGAACGCCATCGGCCCCGGCTACATACTGACCGACATGAATGAAGCCTTGATTAAAGATGTTGAGTTCGATAAGTGGGTCAAAAGTAGCAACCCAACTAAACGCTGGGGAAAAACCGAAGAACTTATCGGTACGGCTATTTTCCTGTCTGCTGATGCATCGAATTATATCAATGGTCAGGTCATCTATGTCGATGGCGGATGGTTAGCGGTACTCTGA
- a CDS encoding FadR family transcriptional regulator — MDNIESIPRNNIAEAVYQKMQKKILSGEWKQGEKLPSEFELSEAFEVSRTSIRSAVQKLRNLGIIYTKHGRGSFVSNEIESFRMQANDKPILHLTKGEFMDMMVFRQTVEFKCIELAAKNATDEDISLIEDALNRMLVNKNDYKKYSQADLDFHMAIINAAHNKVFSHAIKYVKNMYYFYLEELNRVLGITLDSIDAHIKIFMAIKNRDIETAKLCLDQAMECNIVMINNLDNN, encoded by the coding sequence ATGGACAATATAGAATCAATACCAAGAAATAATATTGCTGAAGCCGTCTATCAGAAGATGCAGAAAAAAATACTCAGCGGTGAGTGGAAACAGGGTGAGAAATTACCGTCTGAGTTTGAATTAAGTGAGGCTTTTGAAGTAAGTAGAACGAGTATTCGCAGTGCGGTGCAAAAACTGAGGAACCTGGGAATCATCTATACCAAGCATGGTCGAGGTTCTTTTGTTTCAAATGAAATTGAAAGCTTCCGTATGCAGGCGAATGACAAGCCGATTCTTCACCTGACGAAAGGTGAGTTCATGGACATGATGGTGTTTCGGCAAACGGTGGAATTCAAGTGCATCGAGTTGGCGGCCAAAAATGCAACGGATGAGGATATTTCTCTTATAGAAGATGCACTTAACCGAATGCTGGTTAACAAAAATGACTATAAAAAATACTCGCAGGCCGATCTGGATTTCCACATGGCGATTATCAATGCGGCGCACAACAAAGTGTTTTCACATGCTATTAAGTATGTGAAAAATATGTACTATTTCTATCTGGAAGAGTTAAACCGTGTGTTAGGCATAACGCTAGATAGTATTGACGCGCATATCAAAATTTTTATGGCGATAAAAAACCGTGACATTGAAACCGCGAAGCTATGCCTGGATCAGGCAATGGAATGTAACATTGTTATGATTAACAACCTTGATAATAACTAA
- a CDS encoding starvation-sensing protein RspA, with amino-acid sequence MIKVTNVKTILTAPGGIDLVVVKVETNQDGLYGLGCATFTQRIFAVEAAINEYMKPFLIGKDPSRIEDIWQSAVVSGYWRNGPVMNNAISAIDMALWDIKGKVANLPVYELLGGKCRDGIPLYRHCDGADAVAAEDNIRAAMEEGYQYVRCQMGMYGGAGTEDLKLIATQLDKANITPKRSPRTKTPGIYFDPDAYARSIPAFFDHLRNKIGFDVEFIHDVHERVSPVTALQMAKSLEDYKLFYLEDPVAPENVDFLSVMRQQTSTPIAMGELFVHVAEYKHLITNHLIDFIRCHISMIGGITPAKKLATLAEFHGVRTAWHGPGDISPVGVVANMHIDMSITNLGIQEYTPMNEALRDVFPGCPDIEGGYAYLNDKPGLGIDIDEQKAKQFPVEGGLPSWTNARLPDGTAARP; translated from the coding sequence ATGATAAAGGTAACAAACGTAAAAACGATTCTAACGGCACCGGGTGGCATTGATCTGGTTGTCGTCAAGGTCGAAACCAACCAGGACGGCTTATACGGCTTAGGGTGTGCAACCTTTACCCAACGTATTTTCGCGGTTGAAGCGGCCATTAATGAATATATGAAGCCTTTTCTGATCGGGAAAGATCCTTCTCGTATTGAAGATATTTGGCAGTCTGCCGTCGTGAGCGGCTATTGGCGCAATGGGCCGGTGATGAACAATGCGATCTCGGCTATCGATATGGCGCTGTGGGATATCAAGGGTAAAGTCGCTAACTTGCCGGTCTATGAATTGCTGGGCGGAAAATGCCGCGACGGTATTCCACTTTATCGTCATTGCGATGGTGCGGATGCGGTTGCGGCGGAAGATAACATCCGTGCGGCAATGGAAGAAGGGTACCAGTATGTGCGTTGTCAGATGGGCATGTACGGTGGGGCCGGGACGGAAGACCTCAAACTGATTGCCACTCAGTTGGATAAAGCCAATATCACGCCGAAGCGCTCACCAAGAACGAAGACACCCGGTATTTACTTCGATCCTGATGCTTATGCCAGAAGTATTCCGGCCTTTTTCGATCATCTGCGCAATAAGATTGGGTTTGATGTTGAATTTATTCATGATGTGCATGAACGAGTATCGCCGGTTACCGCGTTGCAAATGGCGAAGTCTCTGGAAGATTACAAGCTCTTTTATCTTGAAGATCCCGTCGCCCCAGAGAATGTTGATTTCCTTAGCGTGATGCGCCAGCAAACCTCAACCCCAATAGCGATGGGGGAGCTGTTTGTTCATGTTGCCGAATACAAGCACCTGATAACCAATCATCTGATTGATTTTATTCGCTGCCATATCAGTATGATCGGTGGGATTACGCCTGCCAAAAAACTGGCGACACTCGCCGAGTTTCATGGCGTGAGAACCGCCTGGCATGGTCCGGGGGATATCTCTCCTGTCGGTGTAGTCGCGAATATGCACATTGATATGAGCATTACGAATCTGGGTATTCAAGAATATACGCCGATGAATGAGGCCCTGCGGGACGTTTTCCCCGGTTGCCCGGATATTGAAGGTGGATACGCGTACCTGAACGATAAGCCAGGATTAGGGATTGATATCGATGAGCAAAAAGCGAAGCAATTCCCTGTTGAAGGTGGATTGCCGTCATGGACGAATGCACGCTTGCCGGATGGCACTGCGGCACGACCTTAA
- the sspA gene encoding stringent starvation protein A, producing MAVAANKRSVMTLFSGPSDIFSHQVRIVLAEKGVSVEIEQVDMDNLPQDLIDLNPYGSVPTLVDRELTLYESRIIMEYLDERFPHPPLMPVYPVARGNSRLMMHRIESDWYSLLKKITHGSAQEADAARKQLREELLAIAPVFNEAPYFMSEEFSLVDCYLAPLLWRLPQLGIELSGSGAKELKGYMTRVFERDAFLASLTEVEREMRLQTRG from the coding sequence ATGGCTGTCGCTGCCAACAAACGTTCGGTAATGACGCTGTTTTCTGGTCCATCCGACATTTTTAGCCATCAGGTCCGCATTGTATTGGCGGAAAAGGGTGTGAGTGTCGAGATTGAGCAGGTAGACATGGATAATCTGCCTCAGGATCTTATTGACCTCAATCCTTACGGTTCCGTGCCGACGCTGGTCGATCGCGAACTGACGCTCTATGAATCACGCATTATCATGGAGTATCTGGATGAACGTTTTCCTCATCCGCCATTAATGCCTGTCTATCCGGTTGCGCGCGGTAACAGCCGCCTGATGATGCACCGCATTGAGAGCGACTGGTATTCTTTGCTGAAGAAAATTACGCACGGCAGCGCTCAGGAAGCGGATGCGGCACGTAAGCAATTGCGTGAAGAATTGCTGGCCATTGCCCCAGTATTCAATGAAGCGCCTTATTTCATGAGCGAAGAGTTCAGCCTGGTGGATTGCTATCTGGCTCCGCTGCTGTGGCGTTTGCCGCAGTTAGGCATTGAACTGAGTGGTTCGGGCGCGAAAGAGCTGAAAGGCTACATGACTCGCGTCTTTGAGCGTGATGCGTTCCTTGCTTCCCTGACGGAAGTGGAACGTGAAATGCGTTTGCAAACCCGAGGTTAA
- the sspB gene encoding ClpXP protease specificity-enhancing factor — protein sequence MALSQLSPRRPYLLRAFYDWLLDNQLTPHLVVDVTLPDVMVPMEFARDGQIVLNIAPRAVGGLELADDSVRFNARFGGVPRQVYVPMAAVMAIYARENGAGTMFESEPAYESAGEYEDFQEGAPASGTVMSIVDSSPDSEAPDNGSGSDDEPPQPPKGGRPSLRVVK from the coding sequence ATGGCGTTGTCTCAACTGTCTCCGCGTCGTCCGTATTTATTACGGGCTTTTTATGATTGGTTGCTGGATAACCAATTAACGCCTCATCTGGTGGTAGATGTTACTCTGCCGGATGTTATGGTGCCGATGGAGTTCGCCCGTGACGGCCAGATCGTGCTGAATATCGCACCGCGCGCTGTTGGCGGCCTTGAGTTAGCTGATGACAGCGTTCGTTTCAATGCCCGTTTTGGTGGCGTACCGCGTCAGGTTTATGTGCCGATGGCGGCCGTCATGGCGATCTATGCTCGTGAGAACGGGGCTGGAACGATGTTTGAGTCCGAACCTGCTTACGAATCTGCAGGTGAATACGAAGACTTTCAGGAAGGCGCACCCGCTTCAGGGACGGTCATGTCGATTGTCGATAGCTCGCCTGATTCTGAAGCACCTGACAATGGCTCTGGTTCTGATGATGAACCACCGCAGCCACCTAAAGGTGGCCGACCGTCGCTACGGGTCGTGAAGTAA